Proteins encoded by one window of Lutibacter sp. A64:
- a CDS encoding alpha/beta hydrolase, with protein sequence MKNIVTLILSFCFIITSFAQTGKVFDNLSIKSSILKSERKFAVYLPPDYETSKRSYPVLYLLHGLGDDQTGWIQFGEVLRITDAAIKDGSATPMIIIMPDANTEKIGYFNTIDGDWNYEDFFFEELMPTVEKMYRIKSTKRFRAIAGLSMGGGGSFIYALHRPDLFSSACPLSAFIGPRTVKEYKDWQGRLGNKITNEDKIQAYLEAHNAVSLINNLSLEQLKSVRWFIDCGDDDFLYEGNSLVHIAMRKKNVPHEYRVRDGRHSWTYWRASLPEVLKFVSDAFHQN encoded by the coding sequence ATGAAAAATATAGTTACACTAATTTTAAGTTTTTGTTTTATAATAACAAGTTTTGCACAAACGGGTAAGGTTTTCGACAACCTATCAATTAAGAGTTCCATTTTAAAAAGTGAACGAAAATTTGCAGTTTATTTACCACCAGATTATGAAACTTCTAAAAGAAGTTATCCTGTTTTATACTTGTTACACGGTTTAGGAGATGACCAAACTGGTTGGATTCAATTTGGAGAAGTACTTCGTATAACAGATGCAGCAATTAAAGATGGTTCAGCAACTCCTATGATTATAATTATGCCCGATGCAAATACCGAGAAAATTGGTTATTTTAATACTATTGATGGAGATTGGAATTATGAAGACTTCTTTTTTGAAGAATTAATGCCTACTGTAGAAAAAATGTACAGAATTAAAAGTACCAAACGTTTTAGAGCTATTGCTGGTTTATCTATGGGAGGTGGAGGCTCTTTTATATATGCATTACACCGTCCAGATTTGTTTTCTTCGGCGTGTCCGCTAAGCGCTTTTATTGGTCCACGTACAGTTAAAGAATATAAAGATTGGCAAGGTCGTTTAGGAAATAAAATTACAAATGAAGATAAAATACAAGCCTATCTAGAAGCGCATAATGCAGTTTCTTTAATTAATAATTTATCACTCGAACAATTAAAATCTGTCCGTTGGTTTATAGATTGTGGTGACGATGATTTTTTATATGAAGGAAATAGTTTAGTGCATATTGCAATGCGTAAAAAAAATGTTCCGCACGAATATAGAGTTAGAGATGGTAGACACTCTTGGACTTACTGGAGAGCATCATTACCTGAAGTTTTAAAATTTGTTTCAGATGCTTTTCATCAAAATTAA